GACACAGGACGTGGCAGCACCGCAGAATTACTTGGCCGTCATCAAGGTCGTCGGCATCGGCGGCGGTGGCGTGAACGCCGTAAACCGGATGATCGATGTAGGCCTCCGCGGCGTGGAGTTCATCGCCATCAACACCGATGCACAGGCACTGCTGATGAGCGACGCCGACGTCAAGCTCGACGTCGGCCGCGAACTCACGCGTGGCCTGGGCGCCGGCGCTGATCCCGAGGTCGGCCGCAAGGCCGCCGAGGACCACGCCGAGGAGATCGAGGAAGTCCTTCGCGGAGCGGACATGGTCTTCGTGACCGCAGGCGAAGGTGGCGGAACCGGTACCGGCGGCGCTCCCGTCGTCGCCCGGATCGCCCGTTCGCTCGGCGCCCTGACCATCGGCGTGGTTACCCGTCCCTTCACCTTCGAAGGCCGGCGCCGCTCCAACCAGGCCGAATCCGGTATCGATACGCTGCGCGACGAAGTCGACACGCTGATCGTCATCCCGAATGACCGGCTGCTGTCCATCAGTGACCGCAACGTCTCCATGCTGGATGCCTTCCGCTCCGCGGACCAGGTCCTGCTCTCCGGTGTTCAGGGCATTACCGACCTGATCACCACCCCGGGCCTGATCAACCTCGACTTCGCGGACGTGAAATCGGTTATGCAGGGTGCAGGCTCGGCGCTCATGGGTATCGGTTCGGCCCGCGGCGAGGACCGTGCAGTCAAGGCTGCCGAGCTGGCAATAGCTTCTCCTCTGCTCGAAGCTTCGATCGACGGCGCCCACGGCGTGCTGCTCTCCATTCAGGGCGGTTCCGACCTCGGCCTGTTCGAGATCAACGAGGCAGCGCGCCTGGTCCAGGAAGTTGCCCACCCCGAAGCCAACATCATCTTCGGCGCCGTCATTGACGACGCCCTGGGCGACGAAGCGCGGGTCACCGTTATTGCGGCAGGCTTCGACCAGGTGGATGTCACCTCGCAGCCGGCGCAGCACAACAAGCCGGCCGAGCCGGCCACGCCGCCTGCCTCGGCAGCGGCTGCAGGCGGCTTCGGGGCTGCCGCTCCGGCTTCCGCAGGCCTGTCGGCCTGGTCCCAGCGGTCGCACCAGCACAGTGATGTCCCGGCCGACGCCGGCTTCGACATCGATCTTCCGGCAGTCGTGGAATCGGATCTGTCCACCGGCCGTCCGGATGACCTGGACGTGCCGGACTTCCTGAAGTAGGAAGACCGGCAGGCAGAACAGCAAAGCAAGAACAGCTGAGCATGACAGCGGGGTTGTCCCGGATGTTTTGGTGGCACCGCCAGGTTGGCGACAACCTGTGGGCGGGATTCACCAACGCGTCCGCGGGCAACCTCGCTTTGCATGTGGGGGATGACCCGGATGCGGTCCTGAAGCGGCGTGCGGAACTCGAGTCCGCGATGGGCGTCCGTCCGGGCTCCCTGCGGTTTATGAACCAGGTCCATTCCGCACTGGTGGCAGAAGCAGCAGGCCCCGGCTCCGGTGCTCCCACGGCGGACGGCCTAATCAGCGCCGACGGCGCAGCCCCGCTGGCGGTCATGGTTGCCGACTGCGTGCCGGTCCTGCTGGCCGGTGCCGGCCCGGACGGGAGGCCGGTTACCGCCGCCGTGCATGCCGGCCGCCGCGGCCTGCTGGATAACATCCTGCCCGTCGCCGTCGACCGGATGCGTTCCGTCGGCGGAACCGGGCTCCGGGCCTGGATAGGACCCTGCGTGTGCGGGAAGTGCTACGAGGTTCCGGCTGCCATGCAGGCCGAATCGGTTGCCCTGCTGCCGGCTACTGACGCAGTAACCCGCAGCGGGACCCCCGCGCTCGATCTTCCCGCGGGAGCCCAGGCGCAGCTCCTCGCCCTGGGGGTATCAGTAGAACGGGTCGAGGGCTGCACCTTGGAGAACGACCAGCTGTTTTCCCACCGCCGGGACCCCGCCACCGGACGGTTCGCCGGCGTGATCTGGCAGCGTTCCTGAATCCACACCGGCGCATCGAAGGCCGGCGGGCCGGAGATAATGGAAAGACCATGACTTCAATATCCGAGAATCCCACCCGCGCCGATGAGCTACGGGACAGGCTGCAGCGCGTCCGGAACCGCATCGCCGCAGCCGAGCGCCCCGCCGGTGCCGCAGAACCGCACCTGATTGTGGTTTCCAAGTATTTCCCCGCCTCCGACGTCGGGATCCTCGCCGGGCTGGGAGTCCGGGACGTGGGCGAGAACAAGGACCAGGAAGCCGCCGCAAAGGCCGCTGACCTGGCGCATCTGGACCTGGACTGGCACTTCATCGGCCAGCTGCAGTCCAATAAGGCAAAGTCCGTGGTGCGTTACGCCGCGTCCGTCCACTCGGTGGACCGCCGTTCCCTGGTGACTGCACTGGGCAAGGCGATGGCAGCAGAGCAGCGGCGCCGTGATTCCGAAGGGCTGGTTCCACGCGGGGACCTGTCCTGCTTCCTCCAGGTGGATCTGCGGGACGATGCCGCACGGGCTGCGGATCCCGGCCGAGGGGGAGCGCTGCCCGAGGATCTGCCGCTTCTGGCCGAGTCCGTTGCCGCTACTCCGGGGCTGCTCCTGTCCGGGCTGATGGCCGTTGCGCCGCTCGGCGCGGATGCCGGGGAGGCCTTCGCGCGCCTCCGGGAACTTTCGGGGCAGTTGCAGGCGCAGCACCCAGGGGCGCGAAGCATCTCCGCCGGCATGAGTTCCGACCTCGAGGCCGCCCTCGCACACGGGGCGACACACCTGAGAATCGGGTCCGATGTTCTGGGCCCGCGCCCGCCGGTACGGTAGCGTCAAAGTACGAACACCATACAGCCGCCGCGCAGCACCCTGCAGTACCGTGCAGTAACAGTACAGTAATGGGCAGCTAGGCGTTGAAGGATTAAGAGGAGCAACCATGGCTGGCGCAATGCGCAGGACAATGATCTACCTTGGGCTCGCCGACGGTGACGAGCACTACGAGTCCGAACAGCGGCACCTGCGGGAAGCCCCTGCCCGGGAGGAAGACTTTGCTCCCGTCCATGAGCCCGATGAGGAAGCGCCGGAAGCGGTTCCTGCCCCCGTCGTCCGTAATGCAGTGGAGGAGTACCGCGCACCCGTGACACCCATCAAGCGTGCCCCGTCGTCCCGTGAGGACGTATCCGGCCTGCGTCAGATCACCACCGTCCACCCCCGCTCCTACAACGACGCCAAGATCATCGGTGAGAGCTTCCGTGACGGCATCCCCGTCATCATGAACGTCACCGATATGGGAGAAGCGGACGCCAAGCGCCTCGTTGATTTCTCCGCCGGCCTCGTTTTCGGCCTGCGCGGTAGCATTGAGCGTGTCACCAACAAGGTCTTCCTGCTCTCGCCGTCCTACGTTGAGGTTTTGGGCGACGACAAGAAGATCAGTGAATCACAGTCCACTTTCTTCAACCAGAGCTAGCCCACGGCCCGCACCGACGGGCCGCGGGGGCTGCCGACCGACTTCGGAAATGAAACCCTGCGCGTGAATATCATTCTTCCCCTGGTGTACCTGGTGCTGGTGCTCTTCCAGCTCGCCCTCATCCTGCGGATCGTGTACGACGCCGTGCAGATGTTTGCCCGGCAGTGGCGGCCAAAGGGGCCGGCACTCGTGCTCGCTACCGGCGTATATGGTGTTACCGACCCGCCCGTCCGGCTGTTCAGGCGCATCATCCCGCCGCTGCGGCTTGGGGGAGTGGCCCTGGACCTTGCTTTCCTGGTCCTGTTTATCCTCGTATCGATCCTCACGCAGATTGTCGTCGGCGTCTCGCGCTAGCGTTCCGCGCCGCAGGGGTCCGGTTAGTTTTCGGAAACCAAACGATATAGTGTGAAACCGAATACAACCCTGCATTTTTGTATGTCCGTAATTCTCTACGTAGAACCGCCTGCTTGACTCGCAGGCGAATCTTATAATCCAGTATGAGGTGACCAGATGGCTCTGACGCCAGAAGATGTTGTCAACAAGCGGTTCCAGCCGACCAAGTTCCGGGAAGGCTATGACCAGGATGAAGTCGATGACTTCCTCGACGAGATCGTGGTGGAACTGCGCCGGCTGAACTCCGAAAACGAAGATCTCCGCAGCCAGCTGGCTGCAGCCGCAGCCGGTGGGTCCACCGCTTCGGCGAACTCGGTCCCGGCTCCGGTAGCCGCCGCACCGAAGATCGAAAAGGTTCCGGAAGAGCCCAAGCCCGAGCCGAAGGTTGAAGCTCCGGTCGTAGAAGAGCGTCCGGCACCCGTCGAGGCCAAGCCGGAGCCCGTTCCGGCTCCCGCCGCCAACAACACGGAGACCGCTGCCGGCATCCTGGCCATGGCCCAGAAGATGCACGACGACTATGTCGGTGCCGGTATCGAGCAGCGCGACAAGATCATCGCCGAAGCGCAGATTGAGGCCAGCGGCCTCGTCACCGACGCCCAGGAGAAGAGCCGCAAGATCCTCAGCACCCTGGAACAGCAGAAGGCTGTCCTGGAGCGCAAGGTCGAGCAGCTGCGCGGCTTCGAGCGGGACTACCGTTCACGCCTGAAGGCTTACATCGAAGGCCAGCTGCGCGATCTGGATGCACGCGGTTCCGTAGCTTCGGAAACCGCCGACGCGTAATTGCCTCGGGCACGGCGCTCCTGGAAGATCGGTTAAACTGATGTACAGGCAGCAGCCGGCATTCCAGAAGTCGAGTTATTGAAGAAGCTGAACAATGCAGAAGTTAAGCAGGGTATTAGCTGAATAAAACCTAAGGGCCGGCGGCCGGGTCACCCCGGCCGACGGCCCTTAGGTTTTATGCACGAACATTCGTTTCACCGCGCAGTTCAGCCGGCACCTGATTCCCGCCGGCATTCCGATCACGAAAGCACCATGACTCCTTCCTCACCGCAGACCCCGGACAGCACGGGAGCCGGACGCAGCCGTGCCCGCAGGGGCAAGCCCGCTGCCATCATGCTTGCCGTCGCGGTCATCGCCGTTATCGCCGACCAGCTCACGAAACTGTGGGTGGTCAGCACCATGGCCGAGGGCCAGATCACCGATGTCCTGCCCCCGATCCTGCGGTGGCACTTCATCCGCAATCCCGGTGCAGCGTTTTCGATCGGCACCGACTACACCTGGGTCTTCACGATCATCATGGTCCTCGTGTCCGGTTTCCTGGCCTACCTGATGTTCCGGGTCCGCTCCCTGGCCTGGGCCACGGCCCTGGGTTTGGTGCTCGGCGGCGCGCTGGGCAACCTGACCGACCGGCTCTTCCGGGAACCGTCCTTCGGCCAGGGCCATGTCGTGGATTTCATCGCCTTCCCGAACTTCGCGATTTTCAACATCGCCGATTCCTGCGTGGTCTCCGGCGTGATCCTGGTCTGCCTGCTCACGCTGCGCGGAATCGGCCTGGACGGCGTACGCACGCCCTCCGGCAAGACAGTTACGACAGACCAGCGCAATGACGACGAGGCAACACGATGAACGAGCTCCACACAGTATTCGCAGTCCCCGAGGAAGCCGACGGCAAGCGGGCCGACGCCGTAGTGGCAGGCCTGCTTGACGTCTCCCGTTCCGTCGCCGCCACCTGGTGCACGGACGGCTACTTCAGTTCCAACGGCAAGGTGCTGACGAAATCGGACAAGCTGCACGCCGGGCAGGAAATCACCGCGGACGTCCCGGAACAGCGGGACCCGCTGGCCGTCGTCGTCGAACCGGTTGACGACCTGCTGATCCTGGCCGATGACGAACACTTCGTCGTCATCGACAAGCCGGTAGGCGTGGCCGCGCATCCCTCGCCCGGCTGGGTGGGGCCAACGGTGGTCGGGGCGCTGGCCGCTGCCGGCTACCGGATCTCCACCTCCGGCGCCCCCGAGCGGCAGGGCATTGTCCACCGGCTCGACGTCGGCACCTCCGGGGTCATGGTGGTTGCCAAGACCGAGCACGCCTACACACTCCTGAAGCAGGCCTTCAAGGACCGCACCGTGGACAAGATGTACCACGCAGTGGTCCAGGGGCTGCCCGACCCGCTCAAGGGCACCATTGACGCTCCGATCGGCAGGCATCCCGGCTACGACTGGCGTTTCGCCGTCGTGGAGGGCGGCCGGCCGTCGGTGACGCATTACGAGGTGCTGGAAGCCTTTGGCAAGGCCTCGCTGGTGGAGGTGCACCTGGAGACCGGCCGCACCCACCAGATCCGTGTCCACTTCTCGGCCCTGCGCCATCCCTGCGCCGGCGACCTGACCTACGGTGCGGATGCAAAGCTGGCCGCGGAGCTTGGCCTGACCCGACAGTGGCTGCACGCCCGCAAACTGGGCTTCACCCACCCCGCCTCGGGGGAGTACGTGGAGTTCACCAGCGAGTACCCGCAGGACCTGCAGTACGCCGTCGACGCCCTGCGCAGCGGCGAGGTCTAGGCCCGCTCGAGAGCGGCGGCACACGTGCCGGCGGCCCGGCGCGGCGGCGTCCGACGCGCCGCGCGCCGGGGCCTAGAATGTACAGGTGGCTTCAGCAACTAGTACGTCGAAATCGTTTGTCCATCTTCACAACCACACCGAATATTCGATGCTCGACGGGGCTGCCCGGCTGACGGATCTGTTCAGCCACGCCGACGAGCTGGGCATGAACGCCCTGGCAACGACCGACCACGGTTTCGTGTTCGGCGCCTTCGACTTCTGGAACAAGGCCCGCAGTGCCGGCATCAAGCCGATCATCGGTGTGGAGGCCTACCTGACGCCCGGTACGGCGCGCAGGGACAAGACCCGCGTGAAGTGGGGCGACGGCGGCAGGAACGACGTTTCCGGTGCCGGTGCCTACACCCACATGACCATGTGGGCCGAGAACACCGAGGGCATGCACAACCTCTTCCGGATGTCCTCCCTGGCTTCGCTGGAAGGCTACCTCTACAAGCCCCGCATGGACCGGGACCTGCTGCAGACCTACGGCAAGGGACTGATTGCCACCACCGGCTGCCCCTCCGGCGAAGTCCAGACCAAGCTGCGCCTGGGGCTGTACCGGGAAGCCGTCCAGGCGGCATCGGACTTCCGTGACATCTTTGGCAAGGAAAACTTCTTCTGCGAGCTGATGGACCACGGGCTGGACATTGAGCGCAACGTGCAGGCGGACCTGATCAAGCTGGCCCGCGAGCTGCAGCTGCCCCTCGTGGCCACCAATGACCTGCACTACACCCACGCCGAAGATGCCTCCGCGCATGCTGCGCTGCTGTGCGTCCAGTCCGGCTCCTCGCTGGCCGACCCCAAGCGCTTCAAGTTCGACGCCGACGAGTTCTACCTCAAGTCCCCGGACGAAATGCGGGCCATCTTCCGCGACCACCCGGACGCGTGCGACAACACCCTGCTCATCGCCGAGCGCTGCGACGTCGAATTCAATACCAAGGCGAACTACATGCCGCGCTTCCCGACTCCGGAGGGTGAGAACGAGGAGTCCTGGTTCGTCAAGGAAGTCGAAGCCGGACTGCATCGCCGCTACCCGAACGGGATCAGCGACGCCGTGCGCAAGCGCGCCGACTACGAAGTGGGCATCATCGCCCAGATGGGCTTCCCGGGCTACTTCCTCGTGGTGGCCGACTTCATCAACTGGGCCAAGGAAAACGGAATCCGTGTCGGCCCCGGCCGCGGCTCCGGTGCCGGCTCAATGGCCGCCTACGCGATGGGCATCACCGACCTGGACCCGCTGCAGCACGGCCTGATCTTCGAGCGCTTCCTGAACCCGGACCGCGTCTCCATGCCTGACTTCGACGTCGACTTCGATGATCGGCGCCGCTCCGAAGTGATCCACTACGTCACAGAGAAGTACGGCGACGAGCGCGTTGCGATGATCGTCACCTACGGCACCATCAAGGCCAAGCAGGCCCTGAAGGACTCCTCCCGCGTGATGGGCTACCCCTTCTCGGTCGGAGAGCGCCTGACCAAGGCCATGCCGCCGGACGTAATGGGCAAGGGCCTGTCCCTGGCCGACGTGCACAACAAGGAAGCCAAGCGCTACGGGGAGGCCGAGGAGCTGCGCGAACTGCTGCGCACCGACCCCGATTCCCAGCGTGTGTTCGAGACTGCGCTGGGACTTGAAGGCCTGAAGCGCCAGTGGGGCGTCCACGCCGCCGGTGTGATCATGTCCTCAGACCCGCTGATCGACATCATCCCGATCATGCGCCGCGAGCAGGACGGGCAGGTCATCACGCAGTTCGATTACCCCACCTGTGAAGGCCTGGGGCTGATCAAGATGGACTTCCTCGGCCTGCGGAACCTGACGATCGTCTCCGACGCGGTGGAGAACATCAAGAAGAACCGCGGCGAGGACCTGGTCCTGGAGGACCTGCCGCTGGACTTGAAGGAAGCCTACGACCTCCTTGCCAGCGGTGACACGCTGGGCGTGTTCCAGCTCGACGGCGGGCCCATGCGGTCGCTGCTCAAGAGTATGCGTCCGGATAACTTCGAAGACATCTCCGCTGTCATCGCCCTGTACCGGCCGGGTCCCATGGGTGCGAACTCGCACACGAACTACGCCCTGCGTAAGACCGGCCAGCAGGAAATCACCCCGATCCACCCGGAGCTCGAGGAACCGCTCGCGGAAATCCTGAACACCACCTACGGCCTGATTGTCTATCAGGAGCAGGTTATGGCCATCGCCCAGAAGGTGGCCGGCTTCTCGCTGGGCCAGGCAGATATCCTCCGCCGTGCCATGGGCAAGAAGAAGAAATCGGAGCTGGATAAGCAGTACGCCGGTTTCCACCAGGGCATGGTGGACCGCGGCTACTCCGAAGCGGCCATCAAGGCGCTCTGGGACATCCTGCTGCCATTCTCCGACTACGCCTTCAACAAGGCGCACTCCGCGGCCTACGGCGTCGTCTCCTACTGGACCGCCTATCTGAAGGCCCAGTATCCGGCCGAGTACATGGCGGCCCTGCTCACCTCCGTGGGCGATGACAAGGACAAGCTCGCCCTGTACCTCAACGAATGCCGCAAGATGGGCATTACGGTGCTTCCGCCGGACGTGAACGAATCGTCGGTGAACTTCACCCCTGTCGGCAAGGACATCCGCTTCGGTATGGGCGCCATCCGCAACGTCGGTGCCAACGTGGTGCAGGCCATGGTCGCCGCCCGTGAGGAAAAGGGCGCGTACACCAACTTCAAGGACTTCCTGATGAAGGTGCCGGCGGTGGTCTGCAACAAGCGCACCATCGAGTCCCTGATCAAGGCGGGTGCCTTCGACTCGATGGGCCATGCCCGGCGTCCGCTGGCAATGATCCACGAAGAAGCGATCGACTCCGTGGTGGTGCTCAAACGCAACGAGGCCGTAGGCCAGTTCGACCTCTTCGCCGCCATCTCCGACCAGGAGCCCGAGGACTCGATCAGCATCGATATTCCGGACCTGCCGGAGTGGGAAAAGAAGGACAAGCTGTCCTTCGAACGCGACATGCTCGGCCTCTACGTCTCGGACCATCCGCTGCAGGGCCTGGAAGGCATCCTCAGCCAGCACGCGGACTCCACGATCACCAACATCGTGGGGGAGGAAGGCCCGCCCGACGGCGCCATCGTCACCATCGCGGGCATGATCACCTCGCTGCAGCGGCGCATTGCCAAGAACAGCGGCAATGCGTACGCCCGCTGCGAGATCGAGGACCTTGCCGGGTCCATGGAAGTGATGTTCTTCGGGCAGGTGTACGGGCCGATTGCCGCCGTGCTGGCCGAGGACCTGATTGTGGTGGTCCGCGGCCGGCTGCAGCGGCGCGACGACGGCGCCGTCACGCTGAACGCGCAGGAACTCACCGTTCCCGACCTCAGCGAAGGCCATTCCGGACCCGTGGTGATTTCCATGGCCACCTACAAGGCCACGGAAACAGTGGTCTCCCAGCTCGGCGACGTGCTGAGGACGCACCCGGGTACCTCCGAGGTGCAGATCCGGCTCAACGGCTCCCGCACGGTGGAAGTGATGAAGCTGGGCGTGGACATGCGGGTGAACCCCACTCCGTCGCTGTTCGGTGACCTGAAGGTGCTGCTCGGCCCTGCCTGCCTGGACGGCTAGGCCCGGCCGGGCGCCCCGGCGTCATTGCTCCGTCCGGCGACATATTCGCCGTCGGCCGTGAACAGGGCTGGGTAGAATGGTGGTGTGAATTCATCCAGCCCCGCAGCAGCCTTTGATTCCTTCCGCACGATTGACCTGCGCGGGCAGCATCTCAGCCCCGCTGAACTGAAGGCTGCCATGCCGCGGGCCGAAACCACGTTCGACGCCGCGTCGGACGCCGTCTCCGCCATCATTACCGATGTCCGCACGCGGGGCTTTACCGCATTGACGGAACTGGCCCAGCGGTTCGACGGCGTGGACCAGCAGGAGGTCCGGGTGCCGGCGGCCGCGCTCGACTCGGCGCTCGAGCAGTTGGACCCGGCCGTGCGTGCCGCCCTGGAAACAGCTATCGAGCGCACCCGGATCTTTGCCCGGGCCCAGCGCCCTGCCGATGCCGAGGTGGAAATCCGTCCCGGTGCGGTCCTGACGCACAAATGGATGCCCGTCTCCCGCGTAGGGCTCTATGTTCCGGGCGGGCTGGCGGTATATCCGTCTTCCGTGGTGATGAACGTGGTGCCTGCCCAGGAAGCGGGCGTCGCCTCGCTGGCGCTGGCCTCTCCGCCGCAGAAGGAATTCGGCGGACTGCCGCACCCCACCATCCTTGCCGCCGCCAAGCTGCTCGGCATTGACGAGGTCTACGCTGTGGGCGGTGCCCAGGCTATTGCCGCGTTTGCCTACGGCGTTCCTGCGGACGACGCCAATGCCGCCGTCCTGCCCGTAGATGTGGTGACCGGTCCCGGCAACGTTTTCGTGGCGACTGCCAAGCGATTGGTCAAGGGCGTGGTCGGCATTGATTCCGAGGCGGGTCCCACCGAGATCATGGTCCTGGCGGATGAGACGGCCGATGCCCGGCTGGTCGCAGCGGACCTGGTCAGCCAGGCCGAGCATGATCCCAACGCCGGATCCGTCCTGGTCACTGCGTCGGAGCAGCTTGCCGGGAAGGTCCGGGAGGAACTGGGCCGCCAGGTCGCAGACACCAAGCACAGCGAACGCGTGCGCACGGCCCTCTCCGGAGCCCAGTCCGGGGTAATCCTGGTTGACGGGTTGGAGCAGGGCATTGCCGTCTGCGACGCCTACGCCGCCGAGCACCTCGAAATCCAGACGGCCGACGCCGAGGCCGTGGCGGCACGGGTCCGGAGCGCCGGTGCCATTTTCGTGGGGGACTACAGTCCCGTCAGCCTGGGCGATTACTGCGCCGGTTCCAACCACGTGCTGCCCACCGGCGGCACGGCGGCTTTTTCCTCCGGGCTGAACGTCACCACCTTCATGCGTGCCATCCAGGTGGTCAACTACAACCGCGAAGCGCTGGAGGAAGTGAGCGCCGACATCGTGGCCCTCTCGCGGGCGGAAGACCTGCCGGCGCACGGCGACGCCGTCAGCATCCGCTTCGAATAGCGCACGGGTCGGGCCGGGGCGGCTTCGGAGCCTGGAACGCTTCGGCGCACGGAACGGCGGCAACGAAATCCCTTGCTCGCAGAACTCGCCGGGATATTAAAGCCGCCTAACCCTGCCGCCTACGTGTTCCGGGGCCGTGGTTTCCCCTCGGTTTGTCCGGACCCCTGCGGTTTGTGCTGATCCCTGCGTCGCGCGAGGCAGGAATCGCGACAAACTGCTGGGATTGCGACAAACTGTGGGGTTTTCCTCAACGGGAGTGGTTCCGGCCCGGGCCCCGGCACCCCTGACCCGCGCGCTTCGCAGTCCGGCACGTGGCGCTACCTACATGTAGTAATACCGGCACTACATGTTGTGGTTACGCACTTGGTGATGCGGTGGCGCGGGCCCTATAGTGAGAGCACCATAAGGCCCCTTCGCGAAAGGACGGGACATGTACTGTCCGTTTTGCCGCAACGCTGATTCCCGCGTCGTGGACAGCCGCCTTGCCGACGACGGGTCGGCGATCCGCCGCCGCCGACAGTGCCCGCAGTGCGGGCGCCGTTTCTCCACAGTGGAAACCACCAGCCTGAGCGTGATCAAGCGATCCGGGGTGGCAGAGCCCTTCAGCCGCAGCAAGGTGATCAACGGCGTGCGCAAAGCCTGCCAGGGCCGTCCCGTTAGCGAAGACGACCTCGCCATGCTGGCTCAGGAAGTGGAGGAGTCCATCCGGGCCAGCGGGGTAGCGGAGATCGATGCCCACGAAGTGGGGCTGGCCATCCTCACTCCGCTGCAGAAGCTGGACCAGGTGGCGTACCTGCGCTTTGCCAGTGTCTACCAGTCCTTCGACTCCCTCGAGGATTTCGAGACCGCCATCGAGAAGCTGCGGACCGAGGCCCGGGAAAACTCGGGACGGGTCCCGTCCGGCGCCCAGCGCCCGCTCACCGCGCAGTAAACGGACCCCGCGCAGTAAATGGACCCCGCAGTAAAAAAGGCCCTTGCGCAGTAAAAAGAGCTCGCGTCGTAGACGGGCACCGCACAATAACTGATTTCAGGCATAGCAAAAGCGGCGGAAGGAACCCCTTCCGCCGCTTTTCGGCTGTAACAGCTACTTGATGTACTTGAAGTGCATGGCTGCCTGCAGGGCGGCGCCGACAATACCCGCGTTGTTCTTGAGGTTGGCCGTGACCATCGGAGTCCGCAGCTCGAGCATCGGCAGGAAGTCTTCGCTGCGCTTGGAGATGCCGCCGCCGATCACGAACAGGTCGGGGGAGAAGAGGAATTCCACGTGCGAGAAGTAGCGCTGCAGCCGCTGGGCGTATTCTTCCCAGTCGATCCCGTCGCGTTCCCGGGCTGAGGCGGAGGCCTTGGTTTCGGCGTCGTGCCCGTCGATTTCCAAGTGGCCGAGCTCGGCGTTGGGAACCAGCATGCCCTTGTAGATCAGGGCCGAACCGATGCCGGTGCCCAGGGTGATCACCAGGACAGTGCCGTCTACTTCACGGCCTGCACCGTAGCGGGCTTCCGCGAGTCCCGCGGCGTCGGCGTCGTTCATGACCTGCACATCGCGGCCGAGTGCCTTGGTGAGCAGTGTGTCGACGTCGGTGTCGATCCAGCTCTTATCCACGTTGGCCGCAGAGCGGGCAATGCCGTGCTGGATGATGGCCGGGAAGGTCACGCCCACCGGGACCTCGGGGCCGGGACCGCCGGGA
This genomic stretch from Arthrobacter sp. zg-Y1110 harbors:
- the ftsZ gene encoding cell division protein FtsZ, with protein sequence MAAPQNYLAVIKVVGIGGGGVNAVNRMIDVGLRGVEFIAINTDAQALLMSDADVKLDVGRELTRGLGAGADPEVGRKAAEDHAEEIEEVLRGADMVFVTAGEGGGTGTGGAPVVARIARSLGALTIGVVTRPFTFEGRRRSNQAESGIDTLRDEVDTLIVIPNDRLLSISDRNVSMLDAFRSADQVLLSGVQGITDLITTPGLINLDFADVKSVMQGAGSALMGIGSARGEDRAVKAAELAIASPLLEASIDGAHGVLLSIQGGSDLGLFEINEAARLVQEVAHPEANIIFGAVIDDALGDEARVTVIAAGFDQVDVTSQPAQHNKPAEPATPPASAAAAGGFGAAAPASAGLSAWSQRSHQHSDVPADAGFDIDLPAVVESDLSTGRPDDLDVPDFLK
- a CDS encoding cell division protein SepF; translation: MAGAMRRTMIYLGLADGDEHYESEQRHLREAPAREEDFAPVHEPDEEAPEAVPAPVVRNAVEEYRAPVTPIKRAPSSREDVSGLRQITTVHPRSYNDAKIIGESFRDGIPVIMNVTDMGEADAKRLVDFSAGLVFGLRGSIERVTNKVFLLSPSYVEVLGDDKKISESQSTFFNQS
- the pgeF gene encoding peptidoglycan editing factor PgeF, whose product is MTAGLSRMFWWHRQVGDNLWAGFTNASAGNLALHVGDDPDAVLKRRAELESAMGVRPGSLRFMNQVHSALVAEAAGPGSGAPTADGLISADGAAPLAVMVADCVPVLLAGAGPDGRPVTAAVHAGRRGLLDNILPVAVDRMRSVGGTGLRAWIGPCVCGKCYEVPAAMQAESVALLPATDAVTRSGTPALDLPAGAQAQLLALGVSVERVEGCTLENDQLFSHRRDPATGRFAGVIWQRS
- the lspA gene encoding signal peptidase II, translated to MTPSSPQTPDSTGAGRSRARRGKPAAIMLAVAVIAVIADQLTKLWVVSTMAEGQITDVLPPILRWHFIRNPGAAFSIGTDYTWVFTIIMVLVSGFLAYLMFRVRSLAWATALGLVLGGALGNLTDRLFREPSFGQGHVVDFIAFPNFAIFNIADSCVVSGVILVCLLTLRGIGLDGVRTPSGKTVTTDQRNDDEATR
- a CDS encoding DivIVA domain-containing protein — encoded protein: MALTPEDVVNKRFQPTKFREGYDQDEVDDFLDEIVVELRRLNSENEDLRSQLAAAAAGGSTASANSVPAPVAAAPKIEKVPEEPKPEPKVEAPVVEERPAPVEAKPEPVPAPAANNTETAAGILAMAQKMHDDYVGAGIEQRDKIIAEAQIEASGLVTDAQEKSRKILSTLEQQKAVLERKVEQLRGFERDYRSRLKAYIEGQLRDLDARGSVASETADA
- a CDS encoding YggS family pyridoxal phosphate-dependent enzyme, whose translation is MTSISENPTRADELRDRLQRVRNRIAAAERPAGAAEPHLIVVSKYFPASDVGILAGLGVRDVGENKDQEAAAKAADLAHLDLDWHFIGQLQSNKAKSVVRYAASVHSVDRRSLVTALGKAMAAEQRRRDSEGLVPRGDLSCFLQVDLRDDAARAADPGRGGALPEDLPLLAESVAATPGLLLSGLMAVAPLGADAGEAFARLRELSGQLQAQHPGARSISAGMSSDLEAALAHGATHLRIGSDVLGPRPPVR
- a CDS encoding YggT family protein, with amino-acid sequence MNIILPLVYLVLVLFQLALILRIVYDAVQMFARQWRPKGPALVLATGVYGVTDPPVRLFRRIIPPLRLGGVALDLAFLVLFILVSILTQIVVGVSR
- a CDS encoding RluA family pseudouridine synthase: MNELHTVFAVPEEADGKRADAVVAGLLDVSRSVAATWCTDGYFSSNGKVLTKSDKLHAGQEITADVPEQRDPLAVVVEPVDDLLILADDEHFVVIDKPVGVAAHPSPGWVGPTVVGALAAAGYRISTSGAPERQGIVHRLDVGTSGVMVVAKTEHAYTLLKQAFKDRTVDKMYHAVVQGLPDPLKGTIDAPIGRHPGYDWRFAVVEGGRPSVTHYEVLEAFGKASLVEVHLETGRTHQIRVHFSALRHPCAGDLTYGADAKLAAELGLTRQWLHARKLGFTHPASGEYVEFTSEYPQDLQYAVDALRSGEV